From a region of the Toxotes jaculatrix isolate fToxJac2 chromosome 7, fToxJac2.pri, whole genome shotgun sequence genome:
- the LOC121185149 gene encoding phospholipid phosphatase 1-like produces MFEASGIPLILLDIACLILVGLPFFILTPQHNPFKRGFFCNDESIRYPLKEDTISYQLLGGVMIPFTLIMIVCGECLSVYLSRIKNQSLGTKYVACVYKAVGCYAFGAAASQSLTDIAKYSIGRLRPNFLAVCKPVWDRINCKAGVYIENFTCTGDKFLVDEARLSFYSGHSSFSMYCMLFLVLYIQARLKSEWARLLRPTIQFFLIATAVYVGLSRVSDYKHHWSDVLAGLLQGGLVAVLTVFCVSNFFEQPVDAVVSQEEEASPTSLQENSSTLNHYGSTD; encoded by the exons ATGTTTGAAGCCTCGGGGATCCCTCTCATCCTGTTGGACATTGCCTGTCTCATCCTCG ttGGACTTCCATTTTTTATCCTCACCCCTCAACACAACCCTTTCAAACGGGGGTTCTTCTGTAACGATGAGTCCATCAGATACCCTCTCAAAGAGGACACCATATCCTACCAGCTCCTGGGAGGAGTCATGATCCCCTTCACACTGATCATG ATCGTCTGCGGCGAGTGCCTTTCAGTTTACTTGTCTCGCATCAAGAACCAGTCTTTAGGGACCAAGTATGTGGCGTGTGTCTACAAAGCCGTGGGGTGCTACGCATTTGGAGCTGCTGCTAGCCAGTCTCTGACAGACATAGCCAAGTACTCCATTGGCCGTCTGCGGCCAAACTTTCTGGCTGTATGCAAACCAGTCTGGGATCGCATCAACTGCAAGGCTGGTGTATACATTGAGAACTTCACCTGCACTGGAGACAAGTTTCTGGTAGATGAGGCCAG ACTGTCCTTCTACTCTGGCCACTCTTCCTTCTCTATGTACTGCATGCTGTTCCTTGTG TTATACATTCAAGCCAGACTGAAGTCAGAATGGGCGAGGCTTCTGCGTCCCACCATCCAATTCTTCCTGATTGCAACTGCCGTGTACGTGGGTCTATCCCGGGTGTCTGACTATAAACATCACTGGAGTGATGTGCTTGCTGGCCTTCTGCAAGGGGGTCTAGTGGCTGTTCTCACA GTGTTCTGTGTGTCCAACTTCTTCGAGCAGCCAGTGGACGCGGTGGTGTCACAGGAGGAAGAAGCCTCGCCAACCAGTTTACAGGAAAACTCTTCCACTTTGAACCACTATGGCAGCACTGACTGA
- the LOC121184992 gene encoding ATP synthase subunit alpha, mitochondrial-like yields the protein MLSVRVAAALARTLPRRAGLVAKAVPAACVGVNHLHTHRPWLQKTGTAEVSSILEEKIMGADTSADLEETGRVLSIGDGIARVYGLRNVQAEEMVEFSSGLKGMSLNLEPDNVGVVVFGNDKLIKEGDIVKRTGAIVDVPVGEELLGRVVDALGNAIDGKGPLGSKVRRRVGLKAPGIIPRISVREPMQTGIKAVDSLVPIGRGQRELIIGDRQTGKTAIAIDTIINQKRFNDGTDEKKKLYCIYVAIGQKRSTVAQLVKRLTDADAMKYTIVVSATASDAAPLQYLAPYSGCSMGEYFRDNGKHALIIYDDLSKQAVAYRQMSLLLRRPPGREAYPGDVFYLHSRLLERAAKMNDNFGGGSLTALPVIETQAGDVSAYIPTNVISITDGQIFLETELFYKGIRPAINVGLSVSRVGSAAQTRAMKQVAGTMKLELAQYREVAAFAQFGSDLDAATQQLLNRGVRLTELLKQGQYSPMAIEEQVAVIYAGVRGHLDKMEPSKITKFEKAFLQHILSQHQDLLAAIKADGKISEASDAKLKQIVLNFLSSFE from the exons ATGCTATCCGTGAGAGTTGCAGCAGCTTTGGCCAGAACTTTGCCAAGAAGGGCAGGACTT GTGGCCAAGGCTGTACCGGCCGCCTGCGTTGGGGTCaaccacctccacacacacagaccatggCTGCAGAAGACAG GCACAGCTGAGGTGTCTTCAATCCTGGAGGAGAAGATCATGGGAGCTGACACCTCTGCAGACCTGGAGGAGACAGGTCGCGTGCTGTCCATCGGTGATGGTATTGCCAGAGTGTATGGACTGAGGAATGTCCAGGCAGAAGAGATGGTGGAATTCTCCTCTGGCCTGAAA ggcATGTCTCTGAACTTGGAGCCTGACAACGTTGGTGTTGTGGTGTTCGGTAATGACAAGTTGATCAAGGAGGGTGACATTGTGAAGAGGACTGGTGCTATTGTGGACGTTCCTGTCGGAGAGGAGCTGCTCGGCCGTGTGGTGGATGCTCTGGGAAACGCCATCGATGGAAAG ggtcCCCTGGGCTCCAAGGTCCGTAGGCGTGTGGGTCTGAAGGCTCCTGGTATCATCCCCCGTATCTCTGTAAGGGAGCCCATGCAGACTGGAATCAAGGCTGTGGACAGCCTGGTGCCCATTGGCCGAGGCCAGCGTGAGCTGATCATTGGTGACAGGCAGACTGG CAAAACCGCCATTGCCATTGACACAATCATCAACCAGAAGCGCTTCAATGACGGAACtgatgagaagaagaagctgtACTGCATCTACGTCGCCATTGGACAGAAGAGGTCCACTGTGGCTCAGCTGGTGAAGAGGCTCACTGATGCCGATGCCATGAAATACACCATTGTGGTCTCTGCCACTGCCTCTGATGCTGCCCCTCTGCAGTACCTGGCCCCATACTCTGGCTGCTCCATGGGAGAGTACTTCAGAGACAATGGCAAGCACGCCCTGATCATCTATGATGATCTGTCCAAGCAG GCCGTTGCCTACCGTCAGATGTCCCTGCTGCTGCGTCGTCCTCCTGGTCGTGAGGCCTACCCCGGTGATGTGTTCTACCTGCACTCCCGTCTGCTGGAGAGAGCTGCTAAGATGAACGACAACTTCGGTGGTGGCTCCCTCACTGCCCTCCCCGTCATCGAGACTCAGGCCGGTGATGTGTCTGCCTACATCCCAACCAATGTCATCTCCATCACAGATGGACAG ATTTTCTTGGAGACTGAGCTGTTCTACAAGGGTATCCGCCCAGCTATCAATGTGGGTCTGTCTGTGTCCAGAGTAGGCTCTGCTGCCCAGACCAGAGCCATGAAGCAG GTGGCCGGTACCATGAAGCTGGAGCTGGCTCAGTATCGTGAGGTGGCTGCCTTCGCCCAATTCGGTTCAGACCTGGACGCTGCCACCCAGCAGCTCCTTAACAGGGGTGTCAGGCTTACTGAACTGCTGAAGCAAGGACAGTact CTCCCATGGCCATTGAGGAGCAGGTAGCAGTCATCTATGCTGGTGTCAGAGGTCACTTGGACAAGATGGAGCCCAGCAAGATCACAAAGTTTGAGAAGGCTTTCCTGCAGCACATCCTCAGTCAGCACCAGGACCTGCTTGCCGCAATCaa ggcTGACGGCAAGATCTCAGAGGCATCAGACGCCAAACTGAAGCAGATTGTACTGAACTTCCTGTCCAGTTTTGAGTAA
- the rnf165b gene encoding E3 ubiquitin-protein ligase RNF165 isoform X1, which produces MVLVHVGYLVLPVFGSVRNRGSHFNRQQQQQQHSHATSCRHFQLGPQAPLPMDFPMPHPGQPQSGINPHLAPPGHQHGPPLHPPLNPLPAPQFQDIPAPPFLPQALHQQYLLQQQILEAQHRHILPPSSRRTPERVPHQPHRLRPGYEFAPPLHVPPQPVVQQPRYLAEGTDWDLSVDAGLPPHQYHIHPLPQHYQHYLTSPRMHHFPRNNASTQVVVHEIRNYPYPQLHLLALQSLNPSRHASAVRESYEELLQLEDRLGSVNRGAVQTTIERFTFPHKYKKRIPQDLKMCLDDEELDTDEKCTICLSMLEDGEDVRRLPCMHLFHQACVDQWLATSRKCPICRVDIETQLTPDS; this is translated from the exons ATGGTGTTAGTGCATGTCGGATATCTGGTTCTTCCTGTATTCGGCTCAGTAAGAAACAGAG GATCCCATTTCAACcggcaacagcaacagcagcagcacagccatGCTACCTCTTGCCGGCACTTCCAGTTAGGTCCTCAGGCCCCGCTGCCCATGGACTTCCCCATGCCCCACCCAGGGCAGCCACAGTCAGGCATTAACCCCCACTTGGCCCCTCCCGGCCACCAGCATGGCCCTCCACTCCACCCACCCCTCAATCCCCTGCCCGCTCCCCAGTTCCAGGACATCCCTGCCCCTCCCTTCCTACCTCAGGCATTACACCAGCAAtacctcctccagcagcagatccTCGAGGCCCAGCACCGACACATCCTGCCACCGTCCAG TAGACGCACCCCAGAGAGAGTTCCTCACCAGCCCCACAGATTGCGGCCCGGCTACGAGTTTGCTCCCCCTCTCCATGTCCCCCCTCAGCCTGTAGTGCAGCAGCCTCGCTACCTGGCTGAGGGCACAGACTG GGATCTAAGTGTCGATGCTGGACTGCCCCCCCACCAGTATCACATCCATCCGCTGCCGCAGCACTATCAGCACTACTTGACCTCTCCGAGGATGCACCACTTCCCTAGAAACAATGCCTCAACGCAAGTG GTTGTCCATGAGATCAGAAACTACCCATATCCCCAGCTGCACTTGCTGGCTCTGCAGAGCCTCAACCCCTCCCGCCACGCGTCTGCTGTTAGAGAGAGCTACGAG gAGCTTctgcagctggaggacagaCTGGGGAGTGTCAATCGTGGAGCGGTCCAAACCACCATAGAGAGATTCACTTTCCCCCATAAATACAAAAAG AGAATACCCCAGGACCTAAAGATGTGTCTGGATGACGAGGAGCTGGACACCGATGAGAAATGCACCATCTGTCTGTCAATgctggaggatggagaggatgtCAG GAGATTACCCTGCATGCACCTCTTCCACCAGGCGTGTGTGGACCAGTGGCTGGCCACCAGCAGGAAATGCCCCATCTGCAGAGTGGACATTGAGACCCAGCTGACCCCCGACAGTTGA
- the rnf165b gene encoding E3 ubiquitin-protein ligase RNF165 isoform X2 codes for MVLVHVGYLVLPVFGSVRNRGSHFNRQQQQQQHSHATSCRHFQLGPQAPLPMDFPMPHPGQPQSGINPHLAPPGHQHGPPLHPPLNPLPAPQFQDIPAPPFLPQALHQQYLLQQQILEAQHRHILPPSRRTPERVPHQPHRLRPGYEFAPPLHVPPQPVVQQPRYLAEGTDWDLSVDAGLPPHQYHIHPLPQHYQHYLTSPRMHHFPRNNASTQVVVHEIRNYPYPQLHLLALQSLNPSRHASAVRESYEELLQLEDRLGSVNRGAVQTTIERFTFPHKYKKRIPQDLKMCLDDEELDTDEKCTICLSMLEDGEDVRRLPCMHLFHQACVDQWLATSRKCPICRVDIETQLTPDS; via the exons ATGGTGTTAGTGCATGTCGGATATCTGGTTCTTCCTGTATTCGGCTCAGTAAGAAACAGAG GATCCCATTTCAACcggcaacagcaacagcagcagcacagccatGCTACCTCTTGCCGGCACTTCCAGTTAGGTCCTCAGGCCCCGCTGCCCATGGACTTCCCCATGCCCCACCCAGGGCAGCCACAGTCAGGCATTAACCCCCACTTGGCCCCTCCCGGCCACCAGCATGGCCCTCCACTCCACCCACCCCTCAATCCCCTGCCCGCTCCCCAGTTCCAGGACATCCCTGCCCCTCCCTTCCTACCTCAGGCATTACACCAGCAAtacctcctccagcagcagatccTCGAGGCCCAGCACCGACACATCCTGCCACCGTCCAG ACGCACCCCAGAGAGAGTTCCTCACCAGCCCCACAGATTGCGGCCCGGCTACGAGTTTGCTCCCCCTCTCCATGTCCCCCCTCAGCCTGTAGTGCAGCAGCCTCGCTACCTGGCTGAGGGCACAGACTG GGATCTAAGTGTCGATGCTGGACTGCCCCCCCACCAGTATCACATCCATCCGCTGCCGCAGCACTATCAGCACTACTTGACCTCTCCGAGGATGCACCACTTCCCTAGAAACAATGCCTCAACGCAAGTG GTTGTCCATGAGATCAGAAACTACCCATATCCCCAGCTGCACTTGCTGGCTCTGCAGAGCCTCAACCCCTCCCGCCACGCGTCTGCTGTTAGAGAGAGCTACGAG gAGCTTctgcagctggaggacagaCTGGGGAGTGTCAATCGTGGAGCGGTCCAAACCACCATAGAGAGATTCACTTTCCCCCATAAATACAAAAAG AGAATACCCCAGGACCTAAAGATGTGTCTGGATGACGAGGAGCTGGACACCGATGAGAAATGCACCATCTGTCTGTCAATgctggaggatggagaggatgtCAG GAGATTACCCTGCATGCACCTCTTCCACCAGGCGTGTGTGGACCAGTGGCTGGCCACCAGCAGGAAATGCCCCATCTGCAGAGTGGACATTGAGACCCAGCTGACCCCCGACAGTTGA